A stretch of DNA from Gimesia chilikensis:
CGCGAAGGTAAGCATCCAAATGATCAAAAGTCCGAAATGATCATGAGCAGCCTTTGTAGTCAGTTTAATACGAAATCCATGGATTCATGGAATGCGCAGAAGTGGGAATCATTTGCATTACACTTCCTGTGGGAAGTCTGCCACAACCGCGTCCAGTCCGCTAATATCAAACCGATGAGCACTACTCATAAATCGGTCAGACACCGAGATCTGTTAATGAGTGCAACCGGCGTTGATTCCGATCTGATCGTAAACGAAGTCTTAATTCGATTCTGTGCAGCATTTCTCGATCAGGGATTTGGCGCATGGACGCTCCCCGAGCGCAATACAGGATTTTATCATGCATTCCTGAATTTATATTCCGGTTCAAAACTGAGTCCCTCTGTCACACTCTCAGGACTCAACAGCGAAATCAATCGTCTGCTGGTCTCTAACCTCAGCCCCCTGGAATCAATCAGCGAATCCCTCTCGCTGCTGGGAGTCCCTGACGAAGAACGCGATGATTATATTTCTCAAACGCTGCTTGCGCTGCGGGGATGGTCAGGAATTGCCTGGCAAATGGAATCCAATGCGGAATGGGCTCCCCACCCCGCTCCCAAAGGAACTCTGATCGAATTCCTGGCGGTCCGCCTGATCCTGGATCGTCTCGCTGTGACGGCAGTGATGCAGGAATCACTTCATTTTGAGGGCTCCCTGGAAACTGTCCGCAATGAGATCCTGAAAAACACCCACCCCAGTATGAAAGACCATCAATATCAACTGGCGTTTACTTTATTTCAGCTTTCACAAGTGCGTGGCTGGAACCCGGAAGACCTGATGTATCTGTCGGATGAACAGTGGAGACTGCTCATTCAGGAAATTGAACAATTTTCGAGCCTGGAACGTCGACGCATATTCCACCTGGCCTATGAACGAAAATACCGAAACGACATCCTCAACGCAGTTTCAGCACATACAAAACGCTACCGGGAATTAAAGGCTCAGGCTGAGCCCCAGCAACCGATGCAGCCCGCATATCAGGTCGTCTGTTGCATTGATGAACGTGAAGAATCATTCCGCCGGCACCTGGAAGAAATCGCTCCTGATTGTGAAACGTTTGGAATCGCCGGTTTCTTTGGTGTCGCGATGTACTATCGCGGCGCCGCAGATGCCCATTTCACACCGCTATGCCCGGTTAACATCAAACCGGTTCATTTTGTGCAGGAAGAGACTCTCTATTCGCTCGAACGCATCAGTCGTCGCCGCGCGGTCACACGTCGTCGCCTCGGTCGAGCCACCCATCAGACGCATGTAGGGACCCGGACTTTCCTCGGCGGTTTGTTAACCGGTCTGGTTGGTTCACTGGCGGCGTTTCCCCTGGTTGCTCGCACGCTCTTTCCACGTACAACAGCCCAGATCCGCGGGATGTTTCAGAGCATCGTTGCCCCTCCCACGACTCAATTAAGGCTGGAGCGAATCAGTGCCGAGCCAGGGAATCATGGTGATCAACTGGGGTATTCGATTGTAGAAATGGCTCAAATCGTTGAAGGCGGATTACGAGCCATGGGCTTGGCACGATCAGAACAGTTTTCTCCCCTGGTCATTATTTGTGGCCACGGATCTTCCAGCATGAATAACCCGCACGAAGCCGCGCATGATTGTGGCGCATGCGGTGGGGGTCGTGGAGGCCCCAATGCACGCGCGTTCGCTCAAATGGCAAACGATCCCCGAGTACGACGTATCCTGTCTGAACACAGTCTGGTTATCCCCGACGAGACAAATTTTTTAGGCTGCTATCATAACACCTGTAACGACAACGTCACCTGGTATGACCTCGACCGTCTTCCGGTCTCCCACCGGAAACTGTTTGAAACGGCAGACAAGCACATCTCCGCAGCCCGCGCTCATAATGCCCATGAACGTTGCCGCCGGTTTGAATCGGCCGATCTTGATCTCTCAGTTGATGAAGCACTGCGACATGTCGAAGGTCGTGCAGAGGACCTATCACAGGTACGTCCCGAGTATGGCCACGCGACTAACTCGATCTGCTTTGTCGGTCGCAGAGAATGGAACCGTGGACTGTTTCTGGATCGTCGTGCTTTTCTGACATCCTATAATCCCCTGCAGGATGATGAAGACAGCAAGATTCTGGAAAGGCTGCTCCAGGCGGTCATACCCGTTTGTGCCGGGATCAATCTGGAATACTATTTTTCATACGTCGATTCAACGGGTTATGGCTGTGGCACAAAGCTGGCACATAATATCACATCTCTGTTAGGTGTGATGGACGGTTCTGCCAGCGATCTTCGACCTGGACTTCCCTGGCAGATGGTCGAGATTCATGAACCCGTACGGTTACTCCTCGTCATCGAAACGACAAAAGAGGCCATGTCCCGGATTATCAATGACAATCCAGGAATTGCGAGACTGGTGAATGGTAACTGGGTACAGTTAGCGATCCTTGATGTGGAAACCTCCCAGATCCATGAATATCGAAATGGATTTTTCACACTATATCGGCCTGAGTCAGAGCAACTCCCGCGTACAAACTCTTCCATAGACTGGTACCGTGGCAAACGGGATCATCTTGGTTTTGCCTCCATTGAAAATCCTGCCGTCTCCCCTTCGCTGAAACAGGTATCGGTTACCCAATGAATTCTGAAATTGCATTCCAGTTCCTCGGCGTATGTATTGTAGCAGGACCTGCCCTGCTCCTGGCATTATTCGGTACAACATCGCTGATCAACAAACCACTTGGAGAGCGACTGATTGCCCAGGCGACCCAGACGGTCGTCGTCATGGGACTGTTTGCCTCGATCGCTGTCCTGGTTCTGATGCTTACCCTGGGCAAACGATATGTTCCCGTCGAAATGGGTAACTGGGTCGTGCTCCCCGAGCAACATTTTCACTTCCATCTGAAGTTTATTTTCGATCGATTATCAATTCCCTTTTGTATTCTATCGTTTATCCTTTGTGGCACCGTTGGCGCATTCGCCAGTCGCTATCTGCATCGGGAATCCGGCTATAATCGTTTTTTCATCTGTTATGCCTTGTTTCTGCTGGGAATGATAGTTTCTTCGCTGGCAGGAACGATTGAGACACTCTTTTTCGGCTGGGAATTAGTCGGACTCTCTTCAGCACTGCTGGTGGCATTTTTTCACGAACGCCTCAACCCCGTTCGAAACGGGCTGCGGATCTGGTCGATCTACAGAATTGCTGATGCCGCATTTTTGGTGGCGGCAATCATGCTACACCATTTAACTGGCGCAGGTGACTTCGCCGAACTGATGGGAACAGGTTCATGGCCCGATGGTCAGGCTACGATTTCAGAGCAACACGCGTTGATTATCGGACTCCTGCTGTTATTCGCGGCAGCGGGAAAATCAGCTCTTGTACCATTTTCCGGATGGTTACCGCGCGCCATGGAAGGCCCCACGCCCTCGAGTGCTGTTTTTTACGGATCACTTTCCGTCCATCTGGGCGCCTATCTGCTGTTGCGTGTCAGTCCGATTCTCGAGCTATCCCCGCTACTCAGCCTGGCAGTCATTCTGCTGGGACTGGTCTCCGCGATCTATGGTACTCTCGTTGCCCGCGTGCAAACTGATATCAAAAGTGCACTCGCCTTTGCCTCACTGACTCAGGTGAGCATCATCGTCGTCGAAATCGGATGTGGCTTACGTTACATCGCGCTGATTCACATCATCGGGCACGCCTGTCTGAGAACATTACAGTTGCTGCGAGCGCCGTCATTATTTCATGATTACCATTCACTCGAAAATGCGATTGGGGCTCATCTGACACAAAAACCATCACTGTGGGTTCGAATTATGCCCGAACGGTATCGTGTATCACTGTATCGATTTGAACTGGAACGAGGCTATCTGGATATGCTTTGTAACCGATTCATCATCACCCCCTTTGTTGGCCTGTTTCGTTATTGTGACAGTTTAGAATCGCGCTGGACTAATCTGATTTCCGGAGAAGATCAAAGAGAATCTGAATCCGTCTCCCCTGTCTCTGATTCTCTGGAGGATAATTAATGTTGCCCGAACTCCATCTCCCCTGGATGGAAATCTCCGTCCTGATCACTCTGCTGGGATCAATCTGGCTCAAATTCACTCCAGATCGGGATCGTGCTTACAAGCGCTGCATCCGCATCTGCACATTGACCTGTCTGGTCACGATCTGCGGATGGATCGACTTTGTAAGTCTCAAAACGTTTGCTGCCTCTGAACCGTTCTCCCTGTTTTATCGACTGTTCCATAAAAACCTCTTTGTGGTCGATGACTTGAGTGCCCCTTTGCTGCCGCTGGCAGCGCTGCTTTACCTCCTGACGGTGCTTTCCACGCTGAAAACCAAGGGACATAGTTTTTCTTTCAGTAACACCTTAATCTCCGAAGCGATCCTGCTGTCGACGCTCAGCAGTAAAGAACCGTGGATCATCATTCTCTTACTTTCCGTGGCAACAATCCCTCCCTTACTGGAATTCCGGTCCAATAAACGCTCAAGCCGTGTCTATGTTCTACACATGGGGCTGTTTGTCCTGCTTCTGGTCGCTGGAGGCTTACTTTCCAGCTTCAAGGATCAAAGCGGTACACTCTCACTGATCGCTGGCGCGCTGCTGACCACCGCTGCCTTATTGCGTAACGGAATCATTCCACTTCACTGCTGGATGACAGATCTATTCGACAAAATCACATTCGGAACCGCCTTACTGTTCGTCACTCCCATGACGGGCGCTTACGCCATTTTACGGCTGGTCTTCCCCATTGCCCCTGACTGGGCATTGCAGGGCATCGCGATTGTTTCCCTGATTACAGCAGTCTATGCAGCCGGCATGGCGCTGGTGCAACAGGAAGCCCGCCGTTTTTTCTGCTATCTGTTCTTGAGCCATTCTTCCCTGGTGCTGGTTGGTTTAGAAATGGCGACTCCTCTGGGACTGACAGGCGGATTATGTGTCTGGATTTCTGTTGGAATTTCGCTGGCCGGATTTGCATTAACCCTGCGTTCTGTCGAAGCCAGAACCGGTAGGATTTCCCTGAAAACCTATCATGGACTTTACGAACATACTCCCACCCTGGCAGGGTTATTTCTGGTTACGGGCCTCGCTTCAATCGGCTTTCCCGGAACGCTGGGCTTTATCGGGACTGAACTTCTAATTGAAGGAGTGATTGAGGTCTACCCACTGGTCGGTACTGCGGTTGTGATTGCGACCGCTTTAAACAGCATTGCGATTCTACAGGTCTACTTTCGGGTCTTTACGGGAACGCATCATTCGGCGTCTATATCGCTCCGGGCACGGATCCCAGAACATGTCGCCATTCTGATCCTGGTCGCACTTGTCATCGGCGGCGGCCTGTACCCACAACCGGGTGTCATCTCCCGAAATCATGCAGCCATTCAATTAATTCAACAGCGTGATGAGGCCTTTCAAGAAAACAAAGTTTCCGTTGATTACAGTCTCAGCGAACATAAACATCATCTAACGACGTCTCCCTGAATCAGCTGGCGATCAGTACTGTTACAACGGAATAAGTAGGTTTAAAAGTCTGTTTAGCAAGCAATCTCTTTTTAAATTCAGTCCACGAATCGTTATAATCCAGCAGTCAGGTAGTAACGTGTTTGAGACCTGAGATACCTTATTGCTCTCTTTTCAGATCGATAATAAATGACAGCCAAAATAGGAATTGTGACCGTATCCGACCGCGCCAGTCGAGGCGAATATGAAGACCGGGGAGGCCCGGCAATCCACGAGTACCTGAAAGAAGTACTGACCAGCGACTGGACACCTGAGGCACGTGTCATTCCCGATGAACTCTCCACGATCACAGAAACTCTGATTGAGCTTTGTGATCAAGATCAGTGCTGCCTGGTAGTGACAACCGGCGGAACCGGTCCTGCCAGACGGGACATCACGCCGGAAGCGACACTCGCAGTCGCGGAAAAAGAGATGCCCGGCTTTGGAGAACTGATGCGTAAGGTCTCACTGGAAAAAGTCCCAACCGCCATTCTCTCCCGGCAGACCGCCGTGATCCGAGGCGGGACGCTGATCATCAATCTGCCTGGTCAGCCCAAGGCGATTCAGGAATGCCTGGACGCTGTCTTTCCGGCTGTCCCGTATTGTATCGACCTGCTGGAAGGTCCCTTTCTGGAGACCGATGAGGAACGTCTGGTCGCTTTTCGCCCAAAGAAGAAATAGGCGTTATCCTGAGATCCGCGCAGCAAAACAGGAGTCGAGCATAAACCCGACTCCTGTTTATTTCTTTCCGAGATCTGGTCGTTTTAGACCATATCTGTAATTTCTTCCTCGATCGTTTCCAGTTGAATCGGCTTGATATCGAACTTGGGATTCTGTCCCAGGAAGCGCGCCGGATTGTTGTGGAAGATTTCAATCGCATCCTGAACCGAGTAGCCACGTGCCCGGTACTGCACGACACACTGCTGCAGGGTAAAGGGATCACTGGGTCCCCAGTCAGCTGAGGAGTTCACCAGGATTCGTTCGTGACCATACATTTCGAGCATGTCACAGGCCCGTTTGGGCGAGCACTTGGTAATAGGATAGAGAGTGAAGCCGACCCAGTAGCCCGCTTCCAGCGGTTCGCGGATCGTGTGTTCTTCGACATGGTCGATCCAGACCCGTTCCGGATTGACGTTCATGTGTGCCAGGACTTCCAGGGTCCGCTTGGTTCCGCGGACTTTGTCCTGCAGGTGAGGCGTATGAATCAGAATCAGCTGATCATATTTGATCGCCTGCTCGACCTGAGCTTCGAAGATCTCTTCTTCATTCTTGGTCGTCTTATGGAACCCGATTTCTCCCACGCCCAGCACGTTCGGCTTTTCGTAGAATTCCGGCATGTGCTTGAGCACTTCGTGGCTCAATGTCGGGTTTTCAGCTTCCTTGGGATTCACGGCAACCCAGCAGTAATGCTTAATGCCATATTCAGCGGCACGGGTTGGTTCGAATTCACTGATCTGGCGGAAGTAATCCACAAAGGTTTCCGGATACAGACGGTCAAAGCCGGCCCAGAAAGCAGGCTCAGCAACGGCTACGACACCGGACATTGCCATCCGTTCATAGTCCTGGGCTGTTCGGGCGATCGCATGATAATGAGGTTGGATGATTTGCATATTCGTCTCGCTGAAAATTTAGATCATTAAATGGCGGGGAGGAAGAACGTAGGAGAATCAGTCCAGGTCGGAGAAAAGCAGCAGCAGACGCTCCGATCGATTGGGCAGGTGACTTTCTTCACTCAAGATCTTGATTGCCTGATTCAGTTGGTCCAGACGGGAATCCTGAAAATTGTTGGCCGCTTCTTCATGATCGTGAGCGCGATCAACGCGATCCAGAGCCGCAGCCAGTTCCAGCAGGGCACAGCGGGCTTCGAGGTATTCCCGGTCCAAAACCTGTAAAGCTGTTTGCATCATTAAAACCTTTCGGGTTATCGTAACAGGTCGTGATCCATCATCTCAAAACAGTGATTTATCCACATTATATACCTTACATCGGTACTTCCTACTCCCTCAACTGAACTCAACCCGAAATCCAGCGAACCGGAAACAGAAATTCAGTATAAATGCAGCAGTCGTAGTAATTGGCCCAATCAAGTTCTGGTGGCCGATCCCGTCTGTTTTCGGGTTTACGAGTCCTGAGACCTCTGAGAAAGGCAGAATTCGTACAGTCTCAAAACATAGATATACCAATTACTTGGGATTTTTTTCGTCGGCGGAGACTGGCTGATTTGATTTCAGAAACTGTGCCAGTTGTGACAGCTGCTCCTGCATCACGGTGAGATAATCTCCCTTTGCCGGTTTTGTGGTCAGCGGGTTGAGGACGAATGAATTCAGGCCCTGCTCATCCAATTTCTCACGCAGTTTTTTACCCGGAGACCGTTCCCAGAGGACACCTGAAATCTGATGTTCTTTCTGCAGCGTTTGCATCTGTTCCCACTCACTTTCAGTGGGCGCTGCCCCCGGTTTCCAGTGCAGGTGAAACATTTCCCAGCCGCACCTCCGGGCCAGGTATTGATAGACGGGACGCCGGGAAAACCAGTGCCGTCCTGAATAATCAGCTTTCATCTGATCGAGCTGCTGATTGAGTGGCGCGAGCGCTTCCTTGAACTTGAGTAGTCGGGACTCAATCTGCTGCTCATCAGCAGGGTTCAAATTGACCAGGCGTTGCGCGATGGCTTCCGCCTGTCGGTACATCAGATTGGGATCGAGCCAGAAAAACGCGACAGTACCCGCATGGGAATGTGCTCCCCCAGTGCCATGACTGTGAACTTCAAAATCAGGGACTGTCACCAGCGCATCTTTGAGTGACAACGATGTCCTCAGAACCTTCGATCGCGGGAGAGAGAGCTTTTTCACCCAGTCAGCAAAATCAGCCCCATTCGTGATAATCAGGTCTGCCCGTTGGATCGTTTCTGTGACTTCATCGTCGGGAATCCACGTTTCGGGGTCTGCCCCGGATGGAACTGGATTCAGAACTTTGACTTCCGAACCAGCCAGTGAGACCACAATGAATTCCAGTGGGTAATTGACGACCACCACGACAGGAGGTGCGTCAGCTGTTGACTCCCCGGTTGGCGAGCTCTCTTTTGACTCACAGGCAGACAACAAAAACAGCGCGGTCAGCACTAACCACAGGGCAGAATTTCGCATCATCAGACTCAATCTATAATCCATATTCGCAGCAGCTGTTCGGCATACACTCGCACGACAGCTGTAATACATAACACCAGAACCAGACTGCTGACCAGAATCAAGAGCACTTCGGTCAGTTGCAGCTTCCAGATCATCGAACGACTGCAGCCCAGTTGAAACATCGTCTGCCGTTCGCGGCGACGGAGACGCAACGACAATGTAAACACCAGCACCAGCAGCAGTCCCACAGAGAACGAAACCAGGAAAGTATTCACGTCAAACAGCTGCTTGACTCGAAACACAACCTGTAACAGTTCATCTACAATTTCGACAGGCCGAATCATCTGCACATCGGCATCCTTAGAGTCATACATGCCCAGCAGCAGGACCTCTGATTTGGCATCATTGGGTACCACGATGATCGAAGACACCGGGAACGTACCGGTATTCCCATGGAAGTGAAACGATGCCAGATTTTCATCGGTCACTTCATTGAATTGAGGTACCGCCGCATTAGCAACAGTCTGCTGGTCATTTTGTCCGAGCACCAGATCTTTGCTGGTCTCTGCATTAATGGTCTGATGCCCATGACCGATTCCGGAAATGATCCATTCCGTTTTCAAATCCACAAACACAGCTTCATCATCCGGCGAATGGGCTCGCTTGAGCACTCCCACTACTCGCATTTTCAACGGGTAATTCCCCGACAGATCGAAGACATTCAACGGATCGGACATCAGGCTGTCGCCGGGTTTCAACTGCAAACGCTCGGCGACACTGGCCCCCAGCACACAATCCCCGAGTCGTTTCAGGCTGGTTCCTTGAGCTAACTCCAGCTTTCGAAATTCAAAATAGTCGAGCGAAGTCCCCACGACTGGTGCGTCTTGCGCAGTAAACCGGACTGCCAGCGGAATCGGCATGGCGTAACCCGATTCCTGAATGGTTTCCACAGCCTGCATATCGGTCGGTTCCAGATCAGCCCGACTGAAATACATACTCTGCAGTGCCAGGTCGAATCGACTGCCTTTCACACCCGCCACCAGGGGTGTGGCTTTGGCGCGGGAGTGCAGATCCTGCTCGAACCAGCTGACAGCAAATTGCAGCAGGACCGGCAGCAGGACCGCCAGCGTCACACATAGAATCAGTGTGACTGTTTTGAGTTTGTTATACGCCAGGTAGCGTAATGTGAGACGCAGAATCCCATTCATGCCGTTTTCACCATTTCATGAAAACGCTCGATGTCGATCGTCCGGTCGAACTCATCCAGCAGGCGATCATCATGAGTCACCATAATCAGTATGGCGTTGGTACGGGTGGCATGCTCCAGCAGCAGATCCCGGATCAGGCGTTTGTTGGCCGGATCCAGATTCCCGGTTGGCTCATCAGCCAGCAGGATCTGAGGTTGAGTCAACAGTGCCCGGCAGATCGCAACCCGCTGACGTTCTCCCTGGGAAATCTGATCAATGCGTGAATTAAGATACTGCTCGATCTGCATCGAGGCAGCCAAATCACGTGCCCGTGCCTGCACACTTTCATCCAGCTTGAGAGTCTGATTGATATAAAAAGGCAGCAGGATATTTTCCCGGACATTGAGATAATCAATCAGCTCAAATTCCTGAAAGACAAAGCCGATTTGAGAAATGCGATAGGCTCGTCTCTGGCTGTCATTTAGAGTCCGCAAATCAACATCACCTGCAGTCAACTCACCCTGATCCGGAATCAGGATCCCGGAGATCAGATTCAACAGGGTCGTTTTGCCGCAGCCACTGGGACCAATGACGGCGACTTTTTCCGCATCCTGAATCTCCAGCTCAGGAATATTTAACCGGAAACTCGATTCCGGATAGCCAAACTTGAGCTGTCTGATCTGAATCATGAGGAACTCGAATCCGAGGATTTAGTAGTCTTGCCTTTGCGCGATTTTTTTCTAACGGGTTCAGGCTCCGGCTTAACTTCTTCGATCTTGACTTCCCGCAAACCGGTTTCAAACCGCAGACGTTCCTGATCGAGCAGATTCA
This window harbors:
- a CDS encoding DUF2309 domain-containing protein; protein product: MNKPTEIKPGDQPELSTDSEKHAELIQVIKHAAHYLPAQGPITVFVHHNTLHAFESLPFENGVSAGGKIFGCHPYLPEERYRKKLENQRIRVQDLQAVLHDELAERADQLIGTFGTRYALRLAMLEFPLHSGPVAELRWFIAETDALRRFRQEVSPATRAQTIAKTQNWIMRDFREGKHPNDQKSEMIMSSLCSQFNTKSMDSWNAQKWESFALHFLWEVCHNRVQSANIKPMSTTHKSVRHRDLLMSATGVDSDLIVNEVLIRFCAAFLDQGFGAWTLPERNTGFYHAFLNLYSGSKLSPSVTLSGLNSEINRLLVSNLSPLESISESLSLLGVPDEERDDYISQTLLALRGWSGIAWQMESNAEWAPHPAPKGTLIEFLAVRLILDRLAVTAVMQESLHFEGSLETVRNEILKNTHPSMKDHQYQLAFTLFQLSQVRGWNPEDLMYLSDEQWRLLIQEIEQFSSLERRRIFHLAYERKYRNDILNAVSAHTKRYRELKAQAEPQQPMQPAYQVVCCIDEREESFRRHLEEIAPDCETFGIAGFFGVAMYYRGAADAHFTPLCPVNIKPVHFVQEETLYSLERISRRRAVTRRRLGRATHQTHVGTRTFLGGLLTGLVGSLAAFPLVARTLFPRTTAQIRGMFQSIVAPPTTQLRLERISAEPGNHGDQLGYSIVEMAQIVEGGLRAMGLARSEQFSPLVIICGHGSSSMNNPHEAAHDCGACGGGRGGPNARAFAQMANDPRVRRILSEHSLVIPDETNFLGCYHNTCNDNVTWYDLDRLPVSHRKLFETADKHISAARAHNAHERCRRFESADLDLSVDEALRHVEGRAEDLSQVRPEYGHATNSICFVGRREWNRGLFLDRRAFLTSYNPLQDDEDSKILERLLQAVIPVCAGINLEYYFSYVDSTGYGCGTKLAHNITSLLGVMDGSASDLRPGLPWQMVEIHEPVRLLLVIETTKEAMSRIINDNPGIARLVNGNWVQLAILDVETSQIHEYRNGFFTLYRPESEQLPRTNSSIDWYRGKRDHLGFASIENPAVSPSLKQVSVTQ
- a CDS encoding proton-conducting transporter membrane subunit, which produces MNSEIAFQFLGVCIVAGPALLLALFGTTSLINKPLGERLIAQATQTVVVMGLFASIAVLVLMLTLGKRYVPVEMGNWVVLPEQHFHFHLKFIFDRLSIPFCILSFILCGTVGAFASRYLHRESGYNRFFICYALFLLGMIVSSLAGTIETLFFGWELVGLSSALLVAFFHERLNPVRNGLRIWSIYRIADAAFLVAAIMLHHLTGAGDFAELMGTGSWPDGQATISEQHALIIGLLLLFAAAGKSALVPFSGWLPRAMEGPTPSSAVFYGSLSVHLGAYLLLRVSPILELSPLLSLAVILLGLVSAIYGTLVARVQTDIKSALAFASLTQVSIIVVEIGCGLRYIALIHIIGHACLRTLQLLRAPSLFHDYHSLENAIGAHLTQKPSLWVRIMPERYRVSLYRFELERGYLDMLCNRFIITPFVGLFRYCDSLESRWTNLISGEDQRESESVSPVSDSLEDN
- a CDS encoding proton-conducting transporter membrane subunit encodes the protein MLPELHLPWMEISVLITLLGSIWLKFTPDRDRAYKRCIRICTLTCLVTICGWIDFVSLKTFAASEPFSLFYRLFHKNLFVVDDLSAPLLPLAALLYLLTVLSTLKTKGHSFSFSNTLISEAILLSTLSSKEPWIIILLLSVATIPPLLEFRSNKRSSRVYVLHMGLFVLLLVAGGLLSSFKDQSGTLSLIAGALLTTAALLRNGIIPLHCWMTDLFDKITFGTALLFVTPMTGAYAILRLVFPIAPDWALQGIAIVSLITAVYAAGMALVQQEARRFFCYLFLSHSSLVLVGLEMATPLGLTGGLCVWISVGISLAGFALTLRSVEARTGRISLKTYHGLYEHTPTLAGLFLVTGLASIGFPGTLGFIGTELLIEGVIEVYPLVGTAVVIATALNSIAILQVYFRVFTGTHHSASISLRARIPEHVAILILVALVIGGGLYPQPGVISRNHAAIQLIQQRDEAFQENKVSVDYSLSEHKHHLTTSP
- the mog gene encoding molybdopterin adenylyltransferase, with amino-acid sequence MTAKIGIVTVSDRASRGEYEDRGGPAIHEYLKEVLTSDWTPEARVIPDELSTITETLIELCDQDQCCLVVTTGGTGPARRDITPEATLAVAEKEMPGFGELMRKVSLEKVPTAILSRQTAVIRGGTLIINLPGQPKAIQECLDAVFPAVPYCIDLLEGPFLETDEERLVAFRPKKK
- a CDS encoding TatD family hydrolase, with product MQIIQPHYHAIARTAQDYERMAMSGVVAVAEPAFWAGFDRLYPETFVDYFRQISEFEPTRAAEYGIKHYCWVAVNPKEAENPTLSHEVLKHMPEFYEKPNVLGVGEIGFHKTTKNEEEIFEAQVEQAIKYDQLILIHTPHLQDKVRGTKRTLEVLAHMNVNPERVWIDHVEEHTIREPLEAGYWVGFTLYPITKCSPKRACDMLEMYGHERILVNSSADWGPSDPFTLQQCVVQYRARGYSVQDAIEIFHNNPARFLGQNPKFDIKPIQLETIEEEITDMV
- a CDS encoding metal ABC transporter substrate-binding protein, yielding MMRNSALWLVLTALFLLSACESKESSPTGESTADAPPVVVVVNYPLEFIVVSLAGSEVKVLNPVPSGADPETWIPDDEVTETIQRADLIITNGADFADWVKKLSLPRSKVLRTSLSLKDALVTVPDFEVHSHGTGGAHSHAGTVAFFWLDPNLMYRQAEAIAQRLVNLNPADEQQIESRLLKFKEALAPLNQQLDQMKADYSGRHWFSRRPVYQYLARRCGWEMFHLHWKPGAAPTESEWEQMQTLQKEHQISGVLWERSPGKKLREKLDEQGLNSFVLNPLTTKPAKGDYLTVMQEQLSQLAQFLKSNQPVSADEKNPK
- a CDS encoding ABC transporter permease, producing the protein MNGILRLTLRYLAYNKLKTVTLILCVTLAVLLPVLLQFAVSWFEQDLHSRAKATPLVAGVKGSRFDLALQSMYFSRADLEPTDMQAVETIQESGYAMPIPLAVRFTAQDAPVVGTSLDYFEFRKLELAQGTSLKRLGDCVLGASVAERLQLKPGDSLMSDPLNVFDLSGNYPLKMRVVGVLKRAHSPDDEAVFVDLKTEWIISGIGHGHQTINAETSKDLVLGQNDQQTVANAAVPQFNEVTDENLASFHFHGNTGTFPVSSIIVVPNDAKSEVLLLGMYDSKDADVQMIRPVEIVDELLQVVFRVKQLFDVNTFLVSFSVGLLLVLVFTLSLRLRRRERQTMFQLGCSRSMIWKLQLTEVLLILVSSLVLVLCITAVVRVYAEQLLRIWIID
- a CDS encoding ABC transporter ATP-binding protein, with the protein product MIQIRQLKFGYPESSFRLNIPELEIQDAEKVAVIGPSGCGKTTLLNLISGILIPDQGELTAGDVDLRTLNDSQRRAYRISQIGFVFQEFELIDYLNVRENILLPFYINQTLKLDESVQARARDLAASMQIEQYLNSRIDQISQGERQRVAICRALLTQPQILLADEPTGNLDPANKRLIRDLLLEHATRTNAILIMVTHDDRLLDEFDRTIDIERFHEMVKTA